Sequence from the Amycolatopsis sp. NBC_00345 genome:
CTTTCGCTCGGCGGGGTTCCCCGCGGTTCAGGCGCCGCGCGGACCGCCCGGCAGCGAAGATCGAAACACGGCTCCCATCGCTGCCCCACGGTGGAATTGCCGCCAGGACGCGGTTGCGGAACGGGGAGAATCACCATGATTGACCGACCCAGTCCATCGCCGTCACCCGGCGCGCTCCTTAACGTCAAAGGGATTCCCGAAGCCCCCCACGAGGAGCAGGCATGGACGAACCAACCCAGCTGAGCCGCAAGACCGTGCTGCGGGCCGCGCTGGCCGCCGGCATCGCGGCGCCGATCGCGCTGATCGGCGGCCCCGCGCTCGCCCGCACCACGATGACGGCGAACGGCCCGGCCCCGGAGCTGACGCCATCGTGCGACGACGGCGACGAACCGACGCCCGAGCAGATCGAAGGCCCGTACTTCAAACCGGACTCGCCGGAGCGGACGTCGCTGGTCACCCCCGAAACCCAGGGCACACGGCTGCACGTCAGCGGTTACGTCTTCGGGCTCGCGTGCCTGCCGGTCGACCGGGCGCTGCTCGACTTCTGGCAGGCCGACGTCAACGGCGCCTACGACAACGTCGGCTACACCTTCCGCGGCCACCAGTACACCAACGCGCAGGGCGAGTTCACGCTGTCGACGATCGTGCCCGGGCTCTACCCCGGCCGCACCCGGCACATCCACGTGAAGGTCCAGGCGCCCGGGCAGCCGATCCTGACGACCCAGCTGTACTTCCCGAACGAGCCGCGCAACAACACCGACCCGATTTTCGACGCCCGCCTGCTGATGACCGTGCGGGACAACGGAACCGCGAAGGAAGCCGCGTTCGACTTCGTCCTGGACGTGCCGCAGGCGCCGACCAGCACCACCCCGCCGACCTCCACCCCGCCCGGCGGGACGACGTGGGCGTTGGGCACCGCGTACCCGGCGGGCACCCGTGTCACCCACGGCGGCAAGGGTTACGTGTGCTTGCAGGCGCACACCGCCCAGCCCGGCTGGGAGCCCCCGAACGTGCCCGCGCTGTGGCGGGCGGGCTGACCTTCCGGCAGGGAGAACGTCAACGCCCACGGCCCAGCGGGGAGCTGGCCGTGGGCGTAGACGTTCCAGCGGTTAATGGGTTCAGCGGTAGATGTGCCGGGGAACCGCGACGGCGCGCGCGAACCCGTTGGCGAAGTTCTGGTCCACCTGGGCGCTTTCCTGAGCGTCGGGCATCGCGTTCTTGCACGAGATTCCCGGGCCGTGCCCGGACATGATCTCCGAGCAGGGGCCGCTGTAATCGTCGGGCAGGCCGAGGTTGTGGCCGAATTCGTGGGCCAGGATCCGGGTCGGGTCATTGCCTTCGGCGACCTGGTCCGTGTCGATGTAGATGTCGCCGTTGCCGTGGCCGTCGGTCTGGGTGTACGAACCGCCGCCGGTCACCTCGTGGAGGATGATCGTGGCGCTGCCACCGGAATCCAGGTGGACGTTCTGCTCCACGCTGTTCCAGTTCGCGGCGGCCTGAGTGGCCTCCGCCTGGTAGTCGGGCACACCCGAGGCGTCGTA
This genomic interval carries:
- a CDS encoding dioxygenase family protein, with amino-acid sequence MDEPTQLSRKTVLRAALAAGIAAPIALIGGPALARTTMTANGPAPELTPSCDDGDEPTPEQIEGPYFKPDSPERTSLVTPETQGTRLHVSGYVFGLACLPVDRALLDFWQADVNGAYDNVGYTFRGHQYTNAQGEFTLSTIVPGLYPGRTRHIHVKVQAPGQPILTTQLYFPNEPRNNTDPIFDARLLMTVRDNGTAKEAAFDFVLDVPQAPTSTTPPTSTPPGGTTWALGTAYPAGTRVTHGGKGYVCLQAHTAQPGWEPPNVPALWRAG
- a CDS encoding snapalysin family zinc-dependent metalloprotease, with translation MTLQRFGRLAVGVAAILLPLSGVQVATAATAGASADVVDLHYDASGVPDYQAEATQAAANWNSVEQNVHLDSGGSATIILHEVTGGGSYTQTDGHGNGDIYIDTDQVAEGNDPTRILAHEFGHNLGLPDDYSGPCSEIMSGHGPGISCKNAMPDAQESAQVDQNFANGFARAVAVPRHIYR